Proteins encoded in a region of the Mucilaginibacter sabulilitoris genome:
- a CDS encoding N(4)-(beta-N-acetylglucosaminyl)-L-asparaginase: protein MYNRRKFLKISAAGASLAALSRSAIANTISAAPDASLPIVISTWDFGIIANKGAWKVLSTGGRALDAIEAGARIPEAEDITNHTVGRTGLPDRDGHVTLDSCIMDELGNCGSVAAMENIAHPISVARLVMEKTPHVMLVGDGATQFAVEQGMKKEKLLTPESEKIWKEWLKTAKYSPVMNIENGKKPGDKYNHDTIGMLAIDAKGNISGGCTTSGMAFKLHGRVGDSPIIGAGLYVDNEVGGATSTGVGEEVIRNVGSFLVVELMRQGLSPEDACKEAVHRIIKKKPETAKQIQVGFLAINKKGEYGAYAIQTGFSFAVCNAQQQDLLIKGKSFYK, encoded by the coding sequence ATGTACAACCGTCGTAAGTTCCTTAAAATATCAGCCGCCGGGGCTTCCTTGGCAGCCTTATCTCGCTCAGCTATCGCAAACACTATTTCCGCGGCACCCGATGCCAGTTTACCCATTGTAATATCAACCTGGGACTTTGGTATTATAGCCAATAAAGGTGCCTGGAAAGTCCTCTCAACCGGGGGGCGGGCGCTTGATGCCATTGAGGCCGGGGCCCGAATACCCGAGGCCGAAGATATTACCAATCATACCGTTGGCCGCACTGGCCTGCCCGACCGCGATGGGCATGTAACCCTTGATTCGTGTATTATGGACGAATTGGGCAATTGCGGCTCCGTGGCAGCTATGGAGAACATCGCGCATCCTATATCGGTAGCCCGCCTGGTGATGGAAAAAACTCCTCACGTAATGCTGGTTGGCGATGGCGCTACCCAGTTTGCGGTAGAACAAGGCATGAAGAAAGAAAAGTTGCTGACGCCCGAATCTGAAAAAATATGGAAAGAATGGCTTAAAACAGCCAAATACAGCCCGGTAATGAATATTGAAAATGGTAAAAAGCCAGGCGACAAATATAACCATGATACCATTGGCATGCTGGCTATTGATGCCAAAGGCAATATATCTGGAGGATGTACAACCAGCGGTATGGCATTTAAACTGCATGGCCGTGTTGGCGATAGCCCCATTATTGGCGCGGGCTTATATGTTGATAATGAAGTTGGCGGCGCTACATCAACCGGTGTAGGCGAAGAAGTGATCCGTAATGTGGGCAGTTTTCTGGTGGTTGAACTGATGCGCCAGGGCTTATCGCCCGAAGATGCCTGCAAGGAGGCCGTGCACCGCATTATTAAAAAGAAACCCGAAACAGCTAAACAGATACAGGTAGGCTTTTTGGCCATTAACAAAAAAGGCGAATATGGTGCTTATGCTATACAAACAGGTTTCTCGTTCGCGGTTTGCAATGCGCAGCAACAGGATCTGTTAATCAAGGGAAAAAGTTTTTATAAATAA
- a CDS encoding glycoside hydrolase family 16 protein, whose translation MKLYYLLIATSLLIAKANAQQHKADTVFFEDFNEPSLDRSMWNVEVTGNTVNDEQQAYVDSASTIYMVKGDDAEGAENGALVLKAIYKPGFTSKEQKKYDFISGRINTRHKMEFTYGTASARMKMTAGAGLWPAFWALGNGKWPDCGEIDVMETVGDSSWTSHALHGPNYFGDTPLAYRVHFPGGTDVTQWHIYSVDWSPKSLIFKIDGKTTYTVTKAMVEKYGRWAFDNKKFIILNFALGGGYPGGYNKITKPYFGISESTANKIKTGQAKVLVDWVLVTKSN comes from the coding sequence ATGAAATTATACTACCTTTTAATTGCCACGAGCCTTTTAATTGCTAAAGCCAATGCACAACAGCACAAGGCCGATACCGTGTTTTTTGAAGATTTTAATGAACCATCTCTCGATAGGAGTATGTGGAATGTAGAAGTTACTGGAAATACCGTTAATGATGAACAACAGGCGTATGTTGATTCGGCCAGTACTATATATATGGTAAAGGGCGATGATGCCGAGGGTGCTGAAAATGGCGCGTTAGTACTAAAAGCGATATATAAACCAGGGTTTACCAGCAAGGAACAGAAGAAATATGATTTTATATCGGGCAGAATAAACACCCGGCATAAAATGGAGTTTACCTACGGTACGGCTTCGGCACGTATGAAAATGACTGCAGGTGCTGGTTTATGGCCTGCATTTTGGGCATTGGGTAATGGTAAATGGCCCGATTGCGGCGAAATTGATGTGATGGAAACGGTAGGCGACTCGAGCTGGACAAGCCATGCCCTGCATGGTCCGAATTATTTTGGTGATACTCCACTTGCTTACAGAGTTCATTTTCCCGGAGGAACTGATGTTACCCAATGGCATATTTACTCGGTTGACTGGAGCCCTAAAAGTTTGATTTTTAAAATAGACGGTAAAACAACTTACACGGTAACCAAAGCCATGGTTGAAAAGTATGGTCGCTGGGCTTTTGATAATAAAAAATTCATCATTCTTAACTTTGCATTAGGGGGCGGTTATCCCGGTGGTTATAATAAAATTACCAAACCTTACTTTGGGATATCAGAAAGTACGGCAAACAAAATAAAGACAGGGCAGGCCAAAGTATTGGTTGACTGGGTTCTGGTTACCAAAAGCAATTAA
- a CDS encoding putative signal transducing protein, with translation MANETNEKIVTLETYYDVMLAHIMRTKLEDNGIPCFIADENMIAVNPLYNHAVGGVKLKVFERDLEKCREILAAEGDLHDQDHVEIDKESNNVIICPYCSSTNIGPADPGKFSSFLSAVFPFYNTKAWHCFNCLQDFE, from the coding sequence ATGGCCAACGAAACCAATGAGAAGATCGTAACACTCGAAACTTATTACGATGTTATGCTGGCACACATCATGCGCACCAAACTGGAGGATAATGGCATACCCTGCTTTATTGCTGATGAAAATATGATTGCCGTTAACCCTTTATATAACCATGCTGTTGGGGGCGTTAAACTCAAAGTATTTGAGCGCGACCTTGAAAAATGCCGCGAAATACTTGCCGCCGAAGGCGATCTGCATGATCAGGACCATGTAGAAATAGACAAAGAATCGAACAACGTGATCATTTGTCCCTACTGTTCATCAACCAATATAGGTCCGGCCGATCCGGGTAAATTCTCGTCGTTCCTGTCGGCTGTTTTTCCATTTTATAATACCAAAGCGTGGCACTGTTTTAATTGCCTGCAGGATTTTGAGTAA
- a CDS encoding RNA polymerase sigma factor, with the protein MTTALMSDDKNSHIIHTIKAYGKSLLGFIRRRVKSDADAEDILQDVWYQFSTVINSEPIEQTSAWLYKVARNKITDKHKKKTETLLDDMLTGGEDEDDTVDLKAILFTETSTPETEYLRNLFWDQLFMALDELPCEQKDVFIWHELDDLSFQEIADTTGEKIQTLVSRKRYAVLHLRQRLQQLYKEITEY; encoded by the coding sequence TTGACAACCGCACTAATGTCCGACGATAAAAACAGCCATATCATACATACAATAAAAGCGTATGGTAAAAGCCTGCTGGGTTTTATCCGCCGGAGGGTGAAAAGCGATGCTGATGCCGAAGACATACTGCAGGATGTCTGGTACCAGTTTAGTACGGTGATCAATTCGGAGCCCATTGAACAAACAAGCGCCTGGCTTTATAAGGTAGCTCGCAATAAAATAACCGACAAGCATAAAAAAAAGACAGAAACTTTGCTTGACGATATGCTTACAGGCGGAGAAGATGAGGATGACACGGTTGATTTGAAGGCCATATTATTTACCGAAACCAGCACTCCCGAAACCGAATATTTACGCAACCTTTTTTGGGACCAATTATTTATGGCGCTTGATGAGTTGCCCTGTGAGCAAAAGGACGTGTTTATATGGCATGAACTGGATGATCTGTCTTTCCAGGAAATAGCGGATACCACGGGAGAAAAGATTCAAACACTGGTATCGCGCAAAAGATACGCGGTATTACATCTGCGTCAAAGATTACAACAATTGTATAAAGAAATAACAGAATATTAA
- a CDS encoding Pr6Pr family membrane protein, with product MQQGKSVNSSTKLSQLILILSVLLIWFSLIAQFCISIPASLNQGRSIAGTLVMILSFFTIQVNLLAGLAMGALLLKPSTLAFFTRGYVIAGIALYITIVCLVSNTVLLGLVHLTGLALVADKLMHLINPILFVAYWLFFIPKEKLKWTQTLNWLWYPFFYFLYTIIRGTVNHWYPYPFINADKLGYSQVIVNSLFILGAFLILGLLFVAISRSMTAKSNYSK from the coding sequence ATGCAGCAGGGCAAGTCGGTAAATAGTTCAACCAAACTATCACAGCTTATTTTAATCTTATCGGTATTATTAATTTGGTTTAGTTTAATTGCACAGTTCTGCATTTCCATACCTGCCTCCTTAAACCAGGGGCGCAGCATAGCCGGCACACTTGTAATGATACTTAGCTTTTTCACCATTCAGGTTAACCTGCTGGCGGGCTTAGCAATGGGGGCTTTGTTATTAAAACCTTCAACACTTGCTTTTTTTACACGTGGATATGTTATTGCAGGTATAGCCCTTTATATTACTATTGTATGTCTGGTTTCTAATACTGTACTGCTTGGCCTGGTACACCTCACCGGGTTAGCCCTTGTAGCTGATAAATTAATGCACCTTATTAACCCTATATTATTTGTTGCTTACTGGCTATTTTTTATACCAAAGGAAAAATTGAAATGGACGCAAACATTAAACTGGTTGTGGTATCCGTTTTTTTATTTTTTATACACCATTATCCGGGGGACTGTAAACCATTGGTACCCCTATCCTTTTATTAATGCCGATAAACTCGGTTACAGCCAGGTGATCGTAAACTCGCTATTTATACTTGGTGCGTTTTTAATCCTGGGCTTATTATTTGTGGCCATATCACGGTCTATGACTGCAAAAAGCAATTACTCTAAGTAA
- a CDS encoding copper homeostasis protein CutC, producing the protein MTSSVSLEVCANSLISALAAQEGGAARVELCENLKEGGTTPSAGQILLARKLLHIKLYILIRPREGDFLYTDVEYQIMLADIRYCIEAGCDGVVIGMLNANGTIDKERCLEMVRLAKQWGLGVTFHRAFDMCADQLQALEDIIEMGCERVLTSGGKSTAMEGATVINHLVEQAAGRISIMPGSGVSEANIADLVHFTGVTEVHSSARGNVKSKMEYQNDHILMSTVPGDEYSIDVTNVDRVRELVRLANS; encoded by the coding sequence ATGACCTCATCTGTTTCTCTTGAAGTTTGCGCCAACTCTCTTATCTCGGCACTGGCAGCCCAGGAAGGCGGAGCTGCACGGGTTGAACTTTGTGAAAATTTAAAAGAAGGCGGTACTACCCCATCTGCCGGGCAAATATTGCTTGCCCGCAAGCTACTCCATATTAAACTATATATACTTATACGCCCCCGTGAAGGCGATTTTTTATACACCGACGTCGAGTACCAAATTATGTTGGCCGATATCAGGTATTGCATCGAGGCCGGTTGCGATGGTGTAGTAATAGGTATGCTGAACGCCAACGGCACTATTGACAAAGAACGCTGTTTGGAGATGGTAAGGCTTGCCAAACAATGGGGACTTGGTGTTACCTTTCACCGGGCGTTTGATATGTGCGCCGACCAGTTGCAAGCCCTTGAAGATATTATTGAAATGGGCTGCGAGCGTGTACTTACTTCTGGCGGCAAAAGCACTGCCATGGAAGGAGCAACCGTCATTAACCACCTGGTTGAACAAGCGGCGGGCCGCATCAGCATTATGCCAGGCAGCGGCGTGAGCGAAGCCAACATAGCCGACCTGGTGCATTTTACAGGTGTAACCGAAGTCCATTCATCAGCACGCGGCAACGTAAAAAGTAAAATGGAATACCAAAATGATCACATCTTAATGAGCACCGTACCCGGCGATGAATACAGCATTGACGTTACCAATGTTGACAGGGTACGTGAACTGGTGAGGCTGGCTAATAGCTAA